In Triticum urartu cultivar G1812 chromosome 6, Tu2.1, whole genome shotgun sequence, the following proteins share a genomic window:
- the LOC125516337 gene encoding putative F-box/kelch-repeat protein At3g17540 → MDAAAEVPQGQGADPIPSSPRVDRKRRRRSVPLAGPVSKVLGYDNLLIEILVRVPPKPSSLPHACVVCKRWGSILSDPQFLKRFRKHHQKPPLLGFFRGYAKNFIPAMDSPDRIPAARFSLPKSSIPYHTDEAYMGCRHGLSLLINMHKHETVVWDPLTGEERIVAFPPGFNSTLMWSYSGWHGTVLCVNAEDGHVHGDCFSSPFKLVLVCAEYNTPAVCSVYDSASDVWGDIFSTMTITAGMSRLRRPSTLVGNALCLLISGGDVLVFDFEMQSLSLIEKPVENHGTDDWYFQLLRMENDGLGLAILLDLTIKLWARKSNCDGVFEWVLLQKTIPLEGMVPRRMDSALFVGYDEDANVIVLTTITGNFTLQVDSMQIKHIVKRNNICLDTFYPYRNFYTAGTKICTV, encoded by the exons ATGGATGCTGCTGCTGAGGTTCCCCAAGGCCAAGG GGCCGATCCCATTCCCAGCTCGCCGCGTGTGGACCGGAAGAGGCGGCGCCGTTCTGTGCCGCTGGCCGGCCCGGTGTCCAAGGTGCTTGGCTACGACAACCTCCTCATCGAGATTCTCGTCCGCGTCCCTCCGAAGCCGTCCTCGCTCCCCCATGCGTGTGTCGTATGCAAGCGCTGGGGCAGCATCCTCTCCGACCCCCAGTTCCTCAAACGCTTCCGCAAGCACCACCAGAAACCTCCTCTGCTCGGCTTCTTCAGAGGGTATGCTAAAAACTTCATTCCTGCCATGGACTCACCTGACCGCATCCCTGCTGCCCGCTTCTCCCTGCCCAAGAGCAGCATACCCTACCACACCGATGAAGCATACATGGGCTGCCGCCATGGCCTCTCTCTCTTAATCAACATGCATAAGCACGAGACCGTCGTGTGGGATCCCCTCACCGGTGAAGAGCGCATCGTGGCTTTTCCACCAGGGTTCAACAGTACCTTAATGTGGAGTTACAGTGGCTGGCATGGCACTGTATTGTGCGTCAATGCTGAAGATGGGCATGTCCACGGAGATTGCTTCTCGAGCCCGTTTAAATTGGTTTTGGTCTGCGCTGAGTACAATACACCGGCAGTTTGTTCTGTCTATGACTCGGCGTCTGATGTTTGGGGAGATATTTTCTCAACGATGACAATAACAGCTGGAATGTCAAGGTTAAGAAGGCCCAGCACCCTTGTCGGGAATGCACTTTGCTTGTTGATTTCTGGAGGTGATGTCCTTGTGTTTGATTTCGAAATGCAAAGTCTTAGCCTGATCGAAAAGCCGGTAGAAAACCATGGTACCGACGACTGGTATTTTCAGCTCTTACGGATGGAGAATGATGGACTAGGTCTTGCTATTTTGTTGGACCTGACTATCAAATTATGGGCGAGGAAATCTAACTGCGATGGTGTTTTCGAATGGGTGCTGCTGcagaaaaccattccactcgagGGTATGGTTCCAAGGAGAATGGATTCTGCACTTTTCGTCGGGTATGATGAGGATGCAAATGTGATTGTTCTCACTACTATAACCGGCAACTTCACACTCCAAGTTGACTCGATGCAGATCAAACATATTGTTAAAAGAAACAACATATGTCTTGACACCTTTTATCCCTACAGGAATTTCTATACTGCAG GTACTAAGATATGTACAGTGTAA